A part of Streptomyces sp. NBC_00557 genomic DNA contains:
- a CDS encoding universal stress protein translates to MRVIAWLVEGTWPACVDAVRRHAPDTAEVVLLHVSAPEVPGVAHGAYAGLLGRGHPERDPGGLLEALGGASAAELLDAAARRLGRPCAREERSGRVEREVVAAAEGADLLVLARDGDRSRLGPKSLGPAARFAVDHAPCPVLLVWPEPAPALGTIPPPPPHRP, encoded by the coding sequence ATGCGTGTGATCGCCTGGCTCGTCGAGGGCACGTGGCCCGCCTGTGTGGACGCGGTGCGCCGCCATGCGCCGGACACCGCCGAGGTGGTGCTGCTGCACGTCAGCGCGCCCGAGGTGCCGGGGGTGGCGCACGGCGCGTACGCCGGGCTGCTCGGCCGGGGCCATCCGGAGCGCGATCCGGGCGGCCTGCTCGAGGCGCTCGGCGGGGCCTCGGCGGCCGAACTGCTGGACGCGGCGGCCCGGCGGCTGGGCCGGCCCTGTGCCCGCGAGGAGCGCTCCGGCCGGGTCGAACGGGAGGTGGTGGCCGCCGCGGAGGGGGCCGATCTGCTGGTGCTGGCCCGGGACGGCGACCGGTCCCGACTCGGGCCGAAGAGCCTCGGCCCGGCGGCCCGGTTCGCCGTCGACCACGCGCCATGCCCGGTGCTGCTGGTGTGGCCGGAGCCGGCTCCGGCGCTGGGCACCATCCCGCCGCCACCGCCGCACCGCCCCTGA
- a CDS encoding RICIN domain-containing protein: protein MNEAGPSDEQLSAELKKLTRGAPALQPIGELLDRHWEAAFAYARLCTDGTRAAGMLTTAAFTRLFGASLRQSGPTAAWRPQILVAVRRIAAEWESDGRQELLHPALRSGAGGGRAAAMLLPPPGRRLLSRAFQRVPQASRTVLWHTEVEGEPIAVPAALLGLDPEDAGIELRRARERLREECLQAHRELAPDDECRRYQRMLDVTFRRGGAHIDPDLREHLGRCGHCGRTADQLAVFTSGLGLALAEAVLGWGAQAYVDARTHRTGEPAHTAPGAGTVAPPPGEAFTEPPYPGGSAGARHRGAAPTAGDAERARGRRDAGPTRRRRSAEPAPVTGSGSPRAGDSPVPTAEGAPAAPGRRGGSAGPARLAGSGEFGRQGDAEELSGGGVSGGPGRWGAAAGFMRRGDSTGTPRRGSSAAPTRRAAAAAVPGRTGTAEAAGRRGGGGAAAGDAVPSGRSALRAARARRARRRNVALAVVTVSGLVALPLVLWSVLGSGDGAGPAGGGAASPAPGKGAGSPSWAGSKPAGQGVLHGRLRNLGSGLCVGIVGKKAVKGAETELAACSAAPGQQWTYDTDGLLRSSAAPELCLDSRLGYSVRLAPCSATGDAARNIRYDFTLQGALIPRWNQNLALTPAATDGSGALVVKDRAPGAAQRWSVDTAKTDLQMQNVDWAGDSSPSPAGTSHRATPAPRASRTTAPPDPKPSATGSGPSATPTATSDPCSAYPYFCGGSGGGYGDGGGYGGYGDGGGYGGGRHRR, encoded by the coding sequence GTGAATGAGGCAGGCCCGTCCGACGAACAACTGAGCGCCGAGCTGAAGAAGTTGACCAGAGGTGCGCCCGCGCTCCAGCCGATCGGTGAACTGCTCGACCGGCACTGGGAAGCGGCCTTCGCCTACGCGCGGTTGTGCACGGACGGGACGCGCGCCGCCGGCATGCTCACCACCGCCGCCTTCACCCGGCTCTTCGGCGCCTCGCTGCGGCAGTCCGGGCCCACGGCCGCCTGGCGGCCCCAGATCCTGGTGGCCGTGCGCCGGATCGCCGCCGAGTGGGAGTCCGACGGCCGTCAGGAACTCCTGCACCCGGCGCTGCGGTCCGGCGCCGGCGGTGGGCGCGCCGCCGCCATGCTGCTGCCGCCGCCCGGCCGCCGGCTGCTGTCCCGCGCGTTCCAGCGGGTGCCCCAGGCCTCGCGCACCGTGCTCTGGCACACCGAGGTCGAGGGCGAGCCGATCGCCGTGCCCGCGGCCCTGCTCGGCCTGGACCCCGAGGACGCCGGGATCGAGCTGCGCCGGGCCCGGGAACGGCTGCGCGAGGAGTGCCTCCAGGCCCACCGCGAACTCGCCCCCGACGACGAGTGCCGGCGCTATCAGCGCATGCTCGACGTGACGTTCCGGCGTGGCGGCGCCCACATCGACCCGGACCTGCGCGAGCACCTGGGCCGCTGCGGCCACTGCGGCCGGACCGCCGACCAACTCGCCGTGTTCACCTCGGGACTGGGCCTCGCCCTCGCCGAGGCGGTCCTCGGCTGGGGCGCCCAGGCCTACGTCGACGCCCGCACCCACCGCACCGGGGAACCGGCGCACACGGCCCCGGGCGCCGGCACCGTCGCACCTCCACCGGGCGAGGCCTTCACGGAGCCGCCGTACCCGGGCGGTTCCGCCGGGGCCAGGCACCGAGGCGCCGCCCCGACGGCCGGGGACGCCGAACGCGCACGCGGGCGTCGCGACGCAGGCCCGACGCGCCGGCGGCGCTCCGCTGAGCCGGCCCCCGTCACCGGTTCCGGGTCGCCGCGTGCGGGCGATTCCCCCGTCCCGACGGCAGAGGGCGCTCCCGCCGCGCCGGGGCGCCGGGGTGGGTCCGCCGGGCCCGCGCGTCTCGCCGGTTCCGGCGAGTTCGGGCGCCAGGGGGATGCCGAGGAGCTGTCGGGCGGGGGTGTTTCCGGTGGGCCCGGGCGATGGGGTGCGGCCGCCGGATTCATGCGCCGGGGCGACTCCACCGGTACCCCGCGCCGGGGTTCGTCCGCCGCGCCCACGCGGCGTGCCGCCGCTGCCGCAGTGCCGGGCCGTACCGGCACCGCCGAGGCCGCCGGCCGCCGCGGGGGCGGTGGGGCCGCGGCCGGGGATGCGGTGCCCTCCGGGCGGTCGGCGTTGCGGGCCGCGCGGGCACGGCGTGCTCGGCGGCGGAACGTGGCTCTGGCCGTCGTCACCGTGAGCGGGCTGGTCGCGCTGCCGTTGGTGCTGTGGTCGGTGCTCGGATCCGGTGACGGGGCGGGCCCGGCCGGCGGCGGGGCGGCCTCCCCGGCGCCGGGGAAGGGCGCCGGGAGTCCCTCCTGGGCCGGGTCGAAGCCGGCGGGACAGGGCGTTCTGCACGGCAGGCTGCGCAACCTCGGCTCCGGCCTGTGCGTCGGCATCGTCGGGAAGAAGGCCGTCAAGGGCGCCGAGACCGAACTCGCCGCGTGCTCCGCGGCCCCGGGCCAGCAGTGGACGTACGACACCGACGGGCTGCTGCGCAGCTCCGCCGCCCCGGAGCTCTGCCTCGACTCGCGCCTCGGCTACTCGGTCCGCCTCGCCCCCTGTTCGGCCACGGGCGACGCCGCAAGGAACATCCGGTACGACTTCACCCTCCAGGGCGCCCTCATACCCCGCTGGAACCAGAACCTCGCCCTCACCCCGGCCGCCACCGACGGCTCCGGCGCCCTAGTGGTCAAGGACCGCGCCCCCGGCGCCGCCCAGCGCTGGTCCGTCGACACCGCCAAGACCGACCTGCAGATGCAGAACGTCGACTGGGCCGGCGACAGCAGCCCGTCGCCGGCCGGCACCTCCCACCGGGCGACTCCCGCCCCCAGGGCTTCCCGCACCACTGCACCGCCGGACCCGAAGCCCTCGGCGACCGGGTCCGGCCCGTCCGCAACGCCGACGGCCACGTCCGACCCATGCTCCGCGTACCCGTACTTCTGCGGCGGGAGCGGCGGCGGATACGGAGACGGCGGAGGATACGGAGGCTACGGAGACGGCGGGGGCTACGGCGGCGGGCGCCACCGGCGCTGA
- a CDS encoding helix-turn-helix domain-containing protein has product MPVHADDVPQAAAADPSPPPGLVVTGRYDQRPGYGVNRPRGSASWLFTFTLGGGGLLRQGAARTRAGAGDLVVLAPGTGHRYAVAPGAESWRFWWTHCQARPAWTHWLAPYAVSDGLYAVTSVPGALHGRIEAAFARMLADARGPAEDPPPEPDPVAVAHGSLARELALCALEEVVLLAAAGARTPAPAPDADARVRRAEELIAADPGAPHTVRSLAEGVALSPSRFAHLFTLRTGRSPMRALREARLRHAARLLEVTDLTVERVAAACGFSSPFHFSRVFRERYGVPPGAYRAGARR; this is encoded by the coding sequence ATGCCCGTGCATGCTGACGACGTGCCCCAGGCTGCCGCGGCCGACCCGTCCCCGCCGCCGGGACTCGTGGTCACCGGGCGCTACGACCAGCGGCCCGGCTACGGCGTGAACCGGCCCCGCGGCTCGGCCAGTTGGCTGTTCACCTTCACCCTGGGCGGCGGCGGCCTGCTCCGGCAGGGCGCGGCCCGGACCCGTGCCGGCGCCGGGGACCTCGTGGTGCTCGCCCCGGGTACCGGCCACCGCTACGCCGTCGCGCCCGGCGCCGAGAGCTGGCGGTTCTGGTGGACGCACTGCCAGGCCCGCCCGGCCTGGACGCACTGGCTCGCCCCGTACGCCGTGTCCGACGGCCTGTACGCCGTCACCTCCGTGCCCGGCGCCCTGCACGGCCGGATCGAGGCGGCGTTCGCACGGATGCTCGCCGACGCCCGCGGGCCGGCCGAGGACCCCCCGCCCGAGCCGGACCCGGTGGCCGTGGCGCACGGCAGCCTGGCCCGGGAACTGGCCCTGTGCGCACTGGAGGAGGTCGTCCTGCTCGCCGCCGCCGGCGCCCGGACGCCGGCGCCCGCACCGGACGCCGACGCCCGGGTGCGCCGTGCCGAGGAGCTGATCGCCGCCGACCCGGGCGCGCCGCACACCGTCCGCTCGCTCGCCGAGGGCGTCGCGCTGTCCCCGTCCCGCTTCGCCCACCTGTTCACGCTGCGCACCGGGCGGTCCCCGATGCGGGCGCTGCGGGAGGCCCGGCTGCGGCACGCCGCGCGGCTGCTGGAGGTCACCGACCTGACGGTGGAACGCGTCGCGGCGGCCTGCGGATTCAGCAGTCCTTTCCACTTCAGCCGGGTTTTCCGGGAACGGTACGGAGTGCCGCCCGGCGCCTATCGGGCGGGCGCACGGCGGTAA